The following are encoded together in the Stegostoma tigrinum isolate sSteTig4 chromosome 20, sSteTig4.hap1, whole genome shotgun sequence genome:
- the LOC125461820 gene encoding uncharacterized protein LOC125461820 — protein MLLGLLCSSSSTLCYLRPEAFDHSRLLLRSILSISSPQLEKAMYTAQKWHRISVGYGGPEDFYPLKHVSHKQWGRVFTFPDSALPDVKIDDLQDSERSSFFILNVIHVTDFVGVKGILADQCMKKAKKKKIGENLNVRFSWWHVEANQRGKEEQKEKYKEDTEKWLTEKTGKQPRDVGDLLDALLKQYISSPAFLEVSNYGNFKFTYNINDLIDEYKKSVCQGKDPEFRVLGTFRYDLELMHVVAVSPPCVKIFEHCPPLPSEVISQEGSKWMWKPESTGSEIRVLKEDGDGNWTVNDCCPDARSWDYLSFAFYLPDEKPEFPVPLECKHLTVCEMEKSQRFRKVYLPRDKAEEICRSLCPLNYGTVEM, from the coding sequence atgctgcttggcctgctgtgttcatccagctccacactttgttatcttagacctGAGGCGTTCGACCATTCGCGTCTGCTCCTCCGTTCCATACTTTCCATTTCATCTCCTCAGCTGGAGAAAGCCATGTACACTGCCCAGAAATGGCATCGGATTAGCGTGGGGTACGGAGGTCCTGAAGATTTCTACCCCCTGAAACATGTGAGTCACAAACAATGGGGTAGAGTCTTCACTTTTCCCGACTCCGCTTTACCTGATGTAAAAATTGATGATCTACAAGATAGCGAACGAAGCTCATTCTTCATTTTAAACGTTATCCATGTCACGGACTTCGTTGGAGTCAAGGGTATCCTCGCTGACCAATGCATGAAGAAAGCTAAGAAAAAGAAAATAGGAGAAAATCTGAACGTCCGGTTCTCGTGGTGGCATGTCGAAGCTAACCAAAGGGGAAAGGAGGAACAGAAGGAGAAATACAAAGAAGACACGGAAAAGTGGCTAACAGAAAAAACAGGCAAACAGCCCCGAGATGTGGGGGATTTGCTGGACGCCCTGTTGAAGCAATATATCAGCTCTCCTGCTTTTCTGGAAGTATCCAATTACGGTAATTTCAAATTCACCTACAATATCAACGATCTAATCGATGAATATAAGAAATCAGTCTGTCAGGGGAAAGATCCCGAGTTTAGAGTATTGGGAACCTTCAGATATGATCTCGAGTTGATGCACGTTGTGGCTGTCTCCCCTCCCTGTGTCAAGATATTCGAGCActgccctcccctcccttctGAAGTGATTTCCCAGGAAGGTTCCAAATGGATGTGGAAACCAGAATCCACAGGTTCTGAAATCCGAGTGCTCAAGGAGGACGGCGATGGGAATTGGACGGTCAACGATTGTTGCCCAGACGCTCGTTCCTGGGATTATCTGAGCTTTGCTTTCTACTTGCCAGATGAGAAACCGGAGTTCCCGGTCCCTCTGGAGTGTAAACATCTCACTGTCTGCGAAATGGAGAAGAGTCAAAGATTCCGCAAAGTGTATCTGCCCCGAGATAAAGCGGAGGAGATCTGCAGATCTCTCTGTCCCCTGAACTATGGAACTGTGGAGATGTAA